Proteins encoded by one window of Sediminicoccus rosea:
- the pyrH gene encoding UMP kinase, translating to MSEPPRYKRVLLKVSGEALMGDRAYGLDVTTVKAIAQDIKGVVDLGVEVALVIGGGNIFRGIAGAATGMDRAQADYMGMLATVMNALGMQSALEKIGVQTRVQSAIEMSSICEPYIRRRAMRHMEKGRVVIFAAGTGNPFFTTDTAAALRAAEMGCQALLKGTQVDGVYDSDPRKNPDASRYTTLSYLEMLSRDLAVMDAAAISVARENHLPIIVFNIHEPGAFTAVIRGEGRFTTVTDTP from the coding sequence ATGAGCGAACCGCCCCGCTACAAGCGCGTCCTGCTGAAGGTCTCGGGCGAGGCCCTGATGGGCGACCGCGCCTATGGGCTGGATGTCACCACCGTGAAGGCCATCGCGCAGGACATCAAGGGCGTGGTGGACCTCGGCGTCGAGGTCGCGCTGGTGATCGGCGGCGGCAACATCTTCCGCGGCATCGCCGGTGCCGCGACAGGCATGGACCGCGCCCAGGCCGACTACATGGGCATGCTGGCCACCGTGATGAACGCGCTCGGCATGCAGTCCGCGCTCGAGAAGATCGGCGTGCAGACGCGCGTGCAGTCCGCCATCGAGATGAGCTCGATCTGCGAGCCCTATATCCGCCGCCGCGCCATGCGGCACATGGAGAAGGGCCGCGTCGTGATCTTCGCGGCTGGCACAGGCAATCCCTTCTTCACGACCGACACGGCCGCGGCACTGCGTGCGGCCGAGATGGGCTGCCAGGCGCTGCTCAAGGGCACGCAGGTGGACGGCGTCTATGACAGCGACCCGCGCAAGAACCCGGACGCCTCCCGCTACACCACGCTGAGCTACCTCGAGATGCTCTCGCGCGACCTGGCCGTGATGGATGCCGCGGCGATCTCGGTCGCGCGCGAGAACCATCTGCCCATCATCGTCTTCAACATCCACGAACCCGGCGCCTTCACCGCCGTGATCCGCGGCGAAGGCCGTTTCACCACCGTCACCGACACGCCCTGA
- the frr gene encoding ribosome recycling factor translates to MAAPPPDRQVLKTDLVRRMDGALETLKKEFSGLRTGRASPSLLEPIRVEAYGNNQPLAQVGNVSVAGPSMLQVQVWDRSVVKAVEIAIRDSGLGLNPQAEGQTIRVMLPPLTEQRRNELAKTASKYSEGAKVAIRGVRRDGMEQIQAWKKKSEIGEDDAKRWSDEVQKLTDEYVKKIDVLLAEKEKDIKTV, encoded by the coding sequence ATGGCCGCTCCCCCACCCGACCGACAGGTCCTGAAGACCGACCTGGTGCGCCGCATGGATGGCGCCCTGGAGACGCTGAAGAAGGAGTTCAGCGGGCTCCGCACCGGCCGCGCCAGCCCCTCGCTGCTGGAGCCGATCCGCGTCGAGGCCTATGGCAACAACCAGCCGCTCGCCCAGGTGGGCAACGTCTCGGTCGCCGGCCCCTCCATGCTGCAGGTGCAGGTCTGGGACCGTTCGGTGGTGAAGGCGGTCGAGATCGCGATCCGCGATTCGGGCCTCGGCCTGAACCCGCAGGCGGAGGGCCAGACCATCCGCGTCATGCTGCCGCCGCTGACCGAGCAGCGCCGCAATGAGCTGGCCAAGACGGCATCCAAGTATTCCGAGGGGGCCAAGGTCGCGATCCGCGGCGTGCGCCGGGATGGCATGGAGCAGATCCAGGCCTGGAAGAAGAAGTCCGAGATCGGCGAGGATGACGCCAAGCGCTGGTCCGACGAGGTCCAGAAGCTGACCGACGAATACGTGAAGAAGATCGATGTCCTGCTCGCCGAAAAGGAAAAGGACATCAAGACCGTTTGA
- the uppS gene encoding polyprenyl diphosphate synthase: protein MSAHPAPVAGAGAETPQHVAIIMDGNRRWAQARGLPVALGHRAGADAARRAIEAAIRGGVSWLTLFAFSSENWSRPADEVQELTLLLRHYLRAEVNQLTKEGVRLRVIGDRTRFGEETQKAMLAAEEVTAGGQRLNLTMAISYGARAEILAAARAVAAAAQHGELDPAQLDEAAFERHLFTAGMPDPDLIIRTSGEQRISNFLLWQAAYAELIFQPVLWPDFGIEDFNAALAAYAARERRFGARTG from the coding sequence ATGAGCGCGCACCCGGCTCCAGTGGCGGGTGCGGGGGCGGAGACGCCCCAGCATGTCGCCATCATCATGGATGGCAACCGCCGCTGGGCCCAGGCGCGTGGGCTTCCCGTCGCCCTCGGCCACCGCGCCGGCGCGGATGCGGCGCGCCGCGCCATCGAGGCCGCGATCCGGGGCGGCGTCTCCTGGCTGACGCTCTTCGCCTTCTCCTCCGAGAACTGGTCCCGCCCCGCGGATGAGGTGCAGGAGCTCACGCTGCTGCTGCGCCACTACCTTCGCGCCGAGGTGAACCAGCTGACGAAGGAGGGCGTGCGCCTGCGCGTCATCGGCGACCGCACGCGCTTCGGCGAGGAGACGCAGAAGGCGATGCTCGCGGCCGAGGAGGTCACGGCCGGCGGCCAGCGCCTCAACCTCACCATGGCGATCTCCTACGGCGCGCGGGCCGAGATCCTGGCCGCCGCCCGTGCCGTGGCCGCGGCCGCGCAGCATGGCGAACTGGACCCGGCCCAGCTGGACGAGGCGGCCTTCGAGCGGCACCTCTTCACCGCCGGCATGCCCGACCCGGACCTGATCATCCGCACCTCGGGCGAGCAGCGCATCTCGAACTTCCTGCTCTGGCAGGCCGCCTATGCGGAGCTGATCTTCCAGCCCGTCCTCTGGCCGGATTTCGGCATCGAGGATTTCAACGCGGCCCTGGCCGCCTATGCCGCGCGGGAGCGGCGCTTCGGCGCGCGCACCGGCTGA
- a CDS encoding phosphatidate cytidylyltransferase: protein MAQLADLRARVLTASIIAPAALFCVWVGGAWWSALMLLCVAGLGWEWVRLCGGSSRRLPGALVLGPVLVGAFCAVVNLPLAGLAVVAVGAVLAWRMAGALPAHWLGFGVLYIGIAGIALLELRHDGAAGRGNVLFLFLVVWASDISAYFTGRFLGGPKLAPRISPNKTWSGALGGLLGAMLVGLGAALALGGPAPLGTIAMVAVLLGLATQTGDMFESWIKRRFGVKDSSGLLPGHGGLLDRLDGVLAAAPVAALIGLASGPGIHVWRWV, encoded by the coding sequence ATGGCCCAGCTCGCGGACCTGCGCGCGCGCGTCCTGACCGCCTCCATCATCGCGCCCGCGGCCTTGTTCTGCGTCTGGGTGGGCGGCGCCTGGTGGTCGGCCCTCATGCTGCTCTGCGTGGCGGGACTTGGCTGGGAATGGGTGCGGCTCTGCGGCGGCTCCTCCCGCCGCCTGCCGGGCGCACTGGTGCTAGGGCCGGTGCTTGTGGGCGCGTTTTGCGCCGTGGTGAACCTGCCGCTGGCCGGCCTCGCCGTGGTGGCGGTGGGCGCGGTGCTGGCCTGGCGGATGGCCGGCGCCCTGCCCGCGCATTGGCTCGGCTTCGGCGTGCTCTACATTGGGATCGCCGGGATCGCCCTGCTGGAATTGCGGCATGACGGGGCGGCGGGGCGCGGCAATGTGCTGTTCCTCTTCCTGGTCGTCTGGGCTTCCGACATCTCCGCCTACTTCACCGGGCGCTTCCTGGGTGGCCCCAAGCTCGCCCCCCGCATTTCCCCCAACAAAACCTGGTCGGGCGCGTTGGGCGGGCTGCTCGGGGCCATGCTGGTGGGGCTCGGCGCCGCTCTCGCGCTCGGCGGGCCGGCGCCGCTCGGCACCATCGCGATGGTCGCCGTGCTGCTGGGCCTTGCCACCCAGACCGGCGACATGTTTGAGAGTTGGATCAAGCGGCGCTTCGGCGTGAAGGATTCGTCCGGGCTCCTGCCCGGACATGGCGGCCTGCTCGACCGGCTGGACGGCGTGCTGGCCGCCGCCCCGGTCGCGGCCCTGATCGGCCTGGCCTCCGGGCCGGGAATTCATGTGTGGAGATGGGTGTGA
- the dxr gene encoding 1-deoxy-D-xylulose-5-phosphate reductoisomerase — MGVTETSARSVTVLGSTGSIGRSTMALLDAAQPGQFRVRALVAGRDVATLAAQARAHRAELAVVADESCHAALKEALAGTGIETAAGAQAVIEAARRPADWTMAAIVGAVGLKSTMAALERGGTLALANKESLVCAGQLVLDRAAAHGATLLPVDSEHNAIFQALDPRDPRVIEKIILTASGGPFRDWPLAQMRGVTPEQAVRHPVWSMGAKISVDSATMFNKGLELIEAARLFPVPSERIEVLVHRQSTVHGMVQYSDGSLLAQLGSPDMRTPIAHCLAWPARMAVDVPRLDLAALGRLDFEAPDPARFPALRLAREALAAEGGAPCVLNAANEVAVGLFLEKRLGFLDIAAVVEDTMTALAGRGVPDLDAVLELDRAARHIATGLAAHRAAA; from the coding sequence ATGGGTGTGACGGAGACTTCGGCGCGCAGCGTCACCGTGCTCGGCAGCACGGGTTCGATCGGGCGCAGCACCATGGCGCTGCTGGATGCGGCCCAGCCCGGCCAGTTCCGGGTCCGCGCCCTGGTGGCGGGGCGCGACGTGGCGACGCTCGCCGCCCAGGCGCGCGCCCACCGGGCCGAGCTGGCCGTGGTGGCGGATGAGAGCTGCCACGCCGCGCTGAAGGAGGCCCTGGCCGGCACCGGCATCGAGACCGCGGCCGGCGCCCAGGCGGTGATCGAGGCGGCGCGCCGCCCGGCTGACTGGACGATGGCCGCCATCGTCGGCGCCGTCGGCCTCAAGAGCACCATGGCGGCGCTGGAACGCGGCGGCACGCTGGCGCTCGCCAACAAGGAGAGCCTGGTCTGCGCCGGGCAGCTCGTGCTCGACCGCGCCGCGGCCCATGGGGCGACGCTCCTGCCGGTGGATTCCGAGCACAACGCCATCTTCCAGGCGCTCGACCCGCGCGACCCGCGCGTGATCGAGAAGATCATCCTCACCGCCTCGGGCGGGCCCTTCCGCGACTGGCCGCTGGCCCAGATGCGGGGCGTGACGCCCGAGCAGGCGGTGCGCCACCCGGTCTGGTCCATGGGGGCGAAGATCAGCGTGGACAGCGCCACCATGTTCAACAAGGGGCTGGAGCTGATCGAGGCCGCGCGCCTCTTCCCCGTGCCCTCCGAGCGGATCGAGGTGTTGGTCCATCGCCAATCCACCGTTCATGGCATGGTGCAATACAGCGACGGCTCGCTGCTCGCGCAGCTTGGCTCGCCGGACATGCGCACGCCCATCGCCCATTGCCTGGCCTGGCCCGCGCGGATGGCGGTGGACGTGCCGCGCCTCGACCTCGCGGCACTCGGCCGGCTGGATTTCGAGGCGCCCGATCCCGCGCGATTCCCGGCGCTGCGCCTCGCCCGCGAGGCGCTGGCAGCCGAAGGCGGGGCGCCCTGCGTGCTGAACGCGGCCAATGAGGTGGCTGTCGGCCTCTTCCTCGAGAAGCGCCTGGGATTCCTGGATATTGCCGCGGTGGTCGAGGACACGATGACGGCCCTGGCCGGGCGCGGCGTGCCGGATCTTGATGCCGTGCTGGAATTGGACCGTGCGGCACGCCACATCGCCACTGGCCTGGCCGCCCATCGCGCGGCCGCCTGA
- the rseP gene encoding RIP metalloprotease RseP, with the protein MTLLDFLPDAARTIIAFLVVLGVLIFFHELGHYAAARWRRVHVDAFSIGFGRALLRWTDKRGTEWRLAWIPLGGYVKLHGQSPLDDTPEAERVPERAGETFHDKPVRDRAIIVAAGPVANFVLAILLFAGLFATHGVPRGLATISAVVPASAAERAGLQPGDVVLSLDGQRITRFDQVQRHIQPRAGQEVQVRVDREGRELTLTAIPAAQARGDSPPVGVLGIQGGRAQFERLGPLEALWAGTTQTVDVSWQTLVGIGEMFAGTRSPKELGGPIRIAEVSGEAATLGIVPLVNLMALLSVSLALLNLFPIPLLDGGHLMFYAAEAIRGRPLPPRALEYGFRAGFAVLIGLFLFATWNDIAHGGIGRWVAGWIG; encoded by the coding sequence TTGACCTTGCTGGATTTCCTGCCCGACGCCGCGCGGACCATCATCGCCTTCCTGGTGGTGCTGGGCGTGCTGATCTTCTTCCACGAGCTCGGCCACTACGCCGCCGCGCGTTGGCGCCGGGTGCATGTGGATGCCTTCAGCATCGGATTCGGCCGCGCGCTGCTGCGCTGGACCGATAAGCGCGGCACGGAATGGCGCCTCGCCTGGATTCCGCTGGGCGGCTACGTCAAGCTGCACGGCCAGTCGCCGCTGGACGACACGCCCGAGGCCGAGCGCGTGCCCGAGCGCGCGGGCGAGACCTTCCACGACAAGCCGGTGCGGGACCGTGCGATCATCGTGGCCGCCGGCCCTGTCGCCAATTTCGTGCTGGCCATCCTGCTCTTCGCCGGCCTCTTCGCCACGCACGGCGTGCCGCGCGGCCTCGCCACCATCTCCGCCGTGGTTCCCGCCTCGGCGGCCGAGCGCGCCGGGCTGCAGCCGGGCGACGTGGTCCTCTCCCTCGATGGGCAGCGCATCACCCGCTTCGACCAGGTGCAGCGCCACATCCAACCCCGCGCGGGCCAGGAGGTGCAGGTGCGCGTGGACCGCGAGGGGCGCGAGCTGACCCTGACCGCGATCCCGGCAGCCCAGGCGCGGGGCGATTCGCCGCCGGTCGGCGTGCTCGGCATCCAGGGCGGGCGCGCGCAGTTCGAGCGGCTGGGCCCGCTCGAGGCCCTCTGGGCCGGCACCACCCAGACCGTGGATGTGAGCTGGCAGACGCTGGTGGGCATCGGCGAGATGTTCGCCGGCACGCGCAGCCCGAAGGAGCTGGGCGGGCCGATCCGTATCGCCGAGGTCTCAGGCGAGGCCGCGACCCTTGGCATCGTGCCGCTGGTGAACCTGATGGCGCTGCTTTCGGTCAGCCTGGCCCTGCTGAACCTCTTCCCGATTCCCCTGCTGGATGGTGGTCACCTCATGTTCTATGCGGCGGAAGCGATTCGCGGCCGTCCCTTGCCGCCCCGGGCGCTCGAATATGGCTTCCGGGCCGGTTTCGCCGTGCTGATCGGGCTTTTTCTGTTTGCAACCTGGAATGATATTGCCCATGGCGGCATCGGTCGCTGGGTTGCGGGGTGGATCGGATGA
- the bamA gene encoding outer membrane protein assembly factor BamA: MKLHPILLVAAGLTVLAPVPADAQNRPRSAPARAEQPGGVITAVEIRGNQRIEIDTIRSYMLLGPGDQYDSDRADRSLRSLFATGLFRDVNIARDGSRLIVTVAENPLVNRVAFEGNRRVSDDNLRPEVQLRSRSVFTTQMVQADRQRILDLYARRGRFAARVEPKIIELDQNRVDVVFEITEGEAALVARVNFVGNRAYSDARLADVISTKQSAWYRFLSSSDTFDPDRLNFDRELLRRYYLRTGYADIQVGTATAELAPDRSGFFLTYNVNEGPRYTFGTVEITSAFPNLNPADLQRFLEISPGGVYNGDAVERSAQAIADGANLRGFPFVDVQPRVTRDTENSTINITFAVNEAPRVFVERIDINGNTRTQDRVIRREFRLAEGDAFNAAQVRRSRERLRNLGYFSDVQITNSPGSAPDRTILNTQVVERATGEVSIGGGYSTDAGFLADVGLRERNLSGTGIDARINATLAQRRSQLDISATNPQFMDRNLAVGADVFYIQRNLQNISQFSERRGGFAVRAGYEFNERLRQSWSYSLINREVYNIQPGASIYIQEQAGTTLLSQVSQTIAYDTRDNLIEPRRGYLMRLGTDFAGLGGDVAFFRARLDGALFLPFEQVFGHPDYVLSITGSVGYIEPWNGNGNQERIVDRFFLGGENLRGFALAGAGPRDLTTNDALGGRRLWTQSTEMRFPLPGIPSEIGLLGRAFVDVGALWDTVQGPNIGTSSSPRVGTGVGISWRSPFGLINIDLAQAVVKQSYDQTQVFRFGFGTRF; this comes from the coding sequence ATGAAACTGCATCCGATCCTGCTGGTGGCGGCCGGCCTCACGGTCCTGGCGCCCGTCCCTGCCGATGCGCAGAACCGCCCGCGCAGTGCGCCGGCGCGCGCCGAGCAGCCCGGCGGCGTGATCACCGCCGTCGAGATTCGCGGCAACCAGCGCATCGAGATCGACACGATCCGCAGCTACATGCTGCTGGGCCCGGGCGACCAGTATGACAGCGACCGCGCCGACCGCTCGCTGCGCAGCCTCTTCGCGACCGGCCTGTTCCGCGACGTCAACATCGCGCGCGACGGCTCGCGCCTCATCGTGACGGTGGCGGAGAATCCGCTCGTCAACCGCGTCGCCTTCGAGGGCAACCGCCGCGTCTCCGACGACAACCTGCGCCCCGAGGTGCAACTGCGCTCGCGCTCCGTCTTCACCACGCAGATGGTGCAGGCCGACCGGCAGCGCATCCTTGATCTCTATGCCCGCCGCGGCCGCTTCGCCGCGCGCGTCGAGCCCAAGATCATCGAGCTCGACCAGAACCGCGTGGACGTGGTCTTCGAGATCACCGAGGGCGAGGCCGCGCTGGTCGCGCGGGTGAACTTCGTGGGCAACCGCGCCTATTCCGATGCGCGCCTGGCCGACGTGATCTCGACCAAGCAGTCGGCCTGGTATCGCTTCCTCTCCTCCTCCGACACCTTCGATCCGGACCGCCTGAACTTCGACCGCGAGTTGCTGCGCCGCTACTACCTCCGCACCGGCTATGCCGACATCCAGGTCGGCACCGCGACGGCGGAGCTGGCGCCGGACCGCAGCGGCTTCTTCCTGACCTACAACGTCAATGAGGGCCCGCGTTACACCTTCGGCACGGTCGAGATCACTTCGGCCTTCCCGAACCTGAATCCGGCGGACCTGCAGCGCTTCCTCGAGATCAGCCCGGGCGGCGTCTACAATGGCGACGCGGTCGAGCGCAGCGCGCAGGCCATCGCGGATGGCGCCAACCTCCGCGGCTTCCCCTTCGTGGACGTGCAGCCGCGCGTGACGCGCGACACCGAGAACAGCACGATCAACATCACCTTCGCGGTGAACGAGGCGCCGCGCGTCTTCGTCGAGCGCATCGACATCAACGGCAATACCCGCACGCAGGACCGCGTGATCCGCCGCGAGTTCCGCCTCGCCGAGGGCGACGCGTTCAACGCGGCGCAGGTCCGCCGCTCGCGCGAGCGGCTGCGCAACCTGGGCTATTTCTCGGATGTGCAGATCACCAACTCGCCCGGTTCAGCACCGGACCGCACGATCCTGAACACCCAGGTCGTCGAGCGCGCGACGGGTGAGGTGAGCATCGGTGGCGGCTACTCGACCGATGCGGGCTTCCTGGCTGATGTGGGCCTGCGCGAGCGCAACCTCTCGGGCACGGGCATCGATGCGCGCATCAACGCCACGCTCGCACAGCGCCGCAGCCAGCTGGACATCTCGGCCACCAACCCGCAGTTCATGGACCGCAACCTCGCGGTCGGCGCGGATGTCTTCTACATCCAGCGGAACCTGCAGAACATCTCGCAGTTCAGCGAGCGCCGCGGCGGCTTCGCGGTCCGTGCGGGCTACGAGTTCAACGAACGCCTGCGGCAGTCCTGGTCGTACAGCCTGATCAACCGCGAGGTGTACAACATCCAGCCGGGCGCCTCGATCTACATCCAGGAGCAGGCCGGCACGACCCTGCTGAGCCAGGTCAGCCAGACCATCGCTTATGACACGCGCGACAACCTGATCGAGCCGCGGCGCGGCTACCTGATGCGACTGGGCACGGATTTCGCGGGCCTGGGTGGCGATGTCGCCTTCTTCCGCGCCCGCCTGGACGGCGCGCTCTTCCTGCCCTTCGAGCAGGTGTTCGGCCACCCCGACTACGTGCTGAGCATCACAGGCAGCGTCGGCTACATCGAGCCCTGGAACGGCAACGGAAACCAGGAGCGCATCGTGGACCGCTTCTTCCTGGGCGGCGAGAACCTCCGTGGCTTCGCGCTGGCCGGCGCGGGCCCGCGCGACCTGACCACCAATGACGCCCTGGGCGGCCGCCGCCTCTGGACGCAGAGCACCGAGATGCGCTTCCCGCTGCCCGGCATCCCCTCCGAGATCGGCCTGCTGGGCCGCGCCTTCGTGGATGTGGGCGCGCTCTGGGACACGGTGCAGGGACCCAACATCGGCACCAGCTCCTCGCCGCGCGTCGGCACGGGCGTGGGCATCTCCTGGCGCAGCCCCTTCGGCCTGATCAACATCGACCTGGCGCAGGCGGTGGTGAAACAGTCCTATGACCAGACCCAGGTATTCCGTTTCGGCTTCGGGACGCGCTTCTAG
- a CDS encoding OmpH family outer membrane protein, with product MTSFRYALASLLVASGPALAQQNQEWFVPGQGGQRPQGQQQQRPPQQQGQPQRPPQGQPARPAALPPGSPPPTAVIGIVDIPEIQRLSTAFNQVREEIERRRTRLNDDLQREQNGWREAQQALSVQRTQMTPDQIRARERELQDRITDSQRIFRNRSQAIEQAAQQSLMQIEEALAGVVRQVAASRSVNIVVPRPLVIMNDPGFDLTEEVAQQFNRTLRQVNIAPDSDGANPPAPPTPPARPAAPAQQPRRN from the coding sequence ATGACATCCTTCCGATACGCGCTCGCCTCGCTGCTCGTGGCGTCCGGCCCCGCCCTGGCGCAACAGAACCAGGAATGGTTCGTGCCCGGCCAAGGCGGGCAGCGCCCGCAGGGCCAGCAGCAGCAGCGCCCGCCGCAGCAGCAGGGGCAGCCGCAGCGTCCGCCGCAGGGCCAGCCGGCCCGTCCGGCCGCGCTGCCTCCCGGCTCGCCGCCGCCGACGGCCGTCATCGGCATCGTGGACATCCCCGAGATTCAGCGTCTCTCCACCGCCTTCAACCAGGTGCGTGAGGAGATCGAGCGCCGCCGCACCCGCCTGAATGACGATCTCCAGCGCGAGCAGAATGGCTGGCGCGAAGCGCAGCAGGCGCTCTCCGTGCAGCGCACACAGATGACGCCGGATCAGATCCGCGCCCGCGAGCGCGAGTTGCAGGACCGCATCACCGACAGCCAGCGCATCTTCCGCAACCGCAGCCAGGCGATCGAGCAGGCAGCGCAGCAATCCCTCATGCAGATCGAGGAAGCGCTGGCCGGCGTGGTGCGCCAAGTGGCCGCCAGCCGCTCGGTCAACATCGTGGTGCCGCGCCCGCTCGTCATCATGAACGACCCCGGCTTCGACCTGACGGAGGAGGTGGCGCAGCAGTTCAACCGCACGCTCCGCCAGGTGAACATCGCCCCCGATTCCGATGGCGCCAACCCACCCGCCCCGCCGACGCCGCCCGCCCGCCCGGCCGCGCCCGCGCAGCAACCCCGCCGCAACTGA
- the lpxD gene encoding UDP-3-O-(3-hydroxymyristoyl)glucosamine N-acyltransferase — protein sequence MADDRRFLGPPRLTPLAAILTAAGGEADGDRERIFEGVAPLDSATPSQVSYCEGRAYKDALVQTAAGLVLVAPDLAEFVPASSIAVICRDTALAFGRVAALFHPAPTPSGQIHPSAVIHPDAIIGAGTEIGASAVIGAGAEIGRNCRIGPLVLIGEKVVLGDDCVIHSHCSVTHAVLGRGVVLHPGARIGQEGFGFNTTADGRFVTAPQLGSVRLGDAVEVGANSCVDRGALGETVLGAGSRIDNLVQIGHNVRTGRGCVLVSQVGVSGSTTLGDFVMAGGQAGLTGHLKIGSKVRIGAQAGVMNDVPPGLEVLGSPAAPKKEAIRAMLVLKRLGSDSRPAARQKPE from the coding sequence ATGGCGGACGACAGACGATTCCTCGGGCCACCGCGCCTGACACCTCTCGCCGCCATCCTCACGGCCGCCGGCGGCGAGGCCGATGGCGACCGTGAGCGCATCTTCGAGGGCGTGGCGCCGCTGGATTCCGCGACGCCCTCGCAGGTGAGCTATTGCGAGGGGCGCGCCTACAAGGATGCGCTGGTGCAGACCGCGGCCGGGCTGGTGCTGGTCGCGCCGGACCTCGCCGAGTTCGTGCCCGCATCCAGCATCGCCGTCATCTGCCGGGATACGGCCCTCGCCTTCGGGCGCGTGGCCGCGCTGTTCCATCCCGCACCGACGCCGAGTGGGCAGATCCATCCCTCCGCCGTCATCCACCCCGATGCCATCATCGGCGCGGGCACGGAGATCGGCGCGAGCGCCGTGATCGGCGCCGGGGCCGAGATTGGCCGCAACTGCCGCATCGGCCCGCTGGTTCTGATCGGCGAAAAGGTGGTGCTGGGCGATGACTGCGTCATTCACAGCCATTGCAGCGTGACCCATGCGGTGCTGGGCCGCGGCGTGGTGCTGCATCCGGGTGCGCGCATCGGTCAGGAGGGCTTCGGCTTCAACACCACCGCCGATGGCCGCTTCGTCACCGCCCCGCAGCTCGGCTCCGTCCGCCTGGGCGATGCGGTGGAGGTCGGCGCCAACAGCTGCGTGGACCGCGGCGCGCTGGGCGAGACTGTGCTGGGCGCCGGCTCGCGCATCGATAACCTCGTGCAAATCGGCCACAATGTCCGCACCGGGCGGGGCTGCGTCCTCGTCTCGCAGGTCGGCGTGTCGGGCTCGACCACGCTTGGCGACTTTGTGATGGCCGGCGGCCAGGCGGGTCTCACCGGCCATCTCAAGATCGGCAGCAAGGTGCGCATCGGCGCCCAGGCCGGCGTCATGAACGACGTGCCGCCGGGGCTCGAGGTGCTCGGCTCGCCCGCCGCCCCGAAGAAGGAGGCGATTCGCGCGATGTTGGTCCTGAAGCGTCTCGGCAGCGATTCCCGCCCCGCGGCCAGGCAAAAACCGGAGTGA
- the fabZ gene encoding 3-hydroxyacyl-ACP dehydratase FabZ → MEMDEAAPPSTVINSYNIAQIMRAIPHRYPFLLIDRVVDIVIGESAVGVKNVSINESFFQGHFPTEPVMPGVLLIESMAQTAAVLVVATLGPDAEGKLVYFMSIEGAKFRRPVVPGDQVMVHVTKVQRRANVWKFSGQARVDGQVVAEATYAAMIRDR, encoded by the coding sequence ATGGAGATGGATGAGGCCGCCCCGCCCAGCACCGTGATCAACAGCTACAACATCGCGCAGATCATGCGGGCCATCCCGCATCGCTATCCCTTCCTGCTGATCGACCGCGTGGTGGACATCGTCATCGGCGAATCCGCGGTCGGCGTGAAGAACGTCTCGATCAACGAAAGCTTCTTCCAGGGCCATTTCCCGACCGAGCCGGTGATGCCCGGCGTGCTGCTGATCGAGAGCATGGCGCAGACTGCCGCCGTCCTCGTCGTCGCCACGCTGGGCCCGGACGCCGAGGGCAAGCTCGTCTATTTCATGTCCATCGAGGGGGCGAAGTTCCGCCGCCCCGTGGTGCCCGGAGACCAGGTGATGGTCCATGTGACCAAGGTGCAGCGCCGGGCGAATGTCTGGAAATTCTCGGGCCAGGCCCGGGTTGACGGCCAGGTCGTGGCGGAAGCGACCTACGCCGCCATGATCCGGGACCGGTGA